CGCCCGAAGCCGCGCCGGCGCCCGCGCCCGTCTCCGCCCCCGACGCCCCGACCGAGTCCGAGGACGCCCGATGAGCACCCCGCAGCACCCGTCTCCGCAGGCCGCACCCGCCTGGCAGACGGCGCCCGGCGCCTCGTACACCGCGGCCGGCCCCGTCTACACCTCGCCGATCCCGGTCGTGCGCACGCACCTCGGGAACGCCATCGCCTCGGAGTGGACCAAGATCCGGTCCGTGCGTTCCACGATGTGGACGCTCGGCGTGTACGTGCTGCTGATCGTCGGCATCGGGCTGCTGGCCGGCGCGATCGTCGCCGCGAACGCCACCGAGCAGGACCTCTCGGGCAGCACCGCGCTGTCGTTCGGCTTCTTCGGACTGCTCCTGGGCAGCATGTGCGTCATCACGCTCGGCGTGCTGACCACCGCCTCCGAGTACGGCACCGGCATGATCCGCACGACCATGGTGGCCTGCCCCTCACGCGGCCGGGTCCTCGCGGCGAAGGCGATCGTGTTCTTCGTCGTCGCCTTCACGGTGACGCTCGTGTCCACGGGCCTCGTGGCGATGGCGCACGTGGCGATGCTCTCCGACGCCCGCTCGCCGAGCGGCGAGGAGTGGCTCAAGGCCACCGTGGGCGTGTCCCTCTACATGGCCCTGCTCGGGCTCGTCTCGCTGGCCGTCGGCTCGATCATCCGGCACTCGGCGGGAGCCATCACCATCATGATCGGTCTGCTGCTGGCCCCGCTGGTCATCGCGATCTTCATGTTCTCGGCCTCGCTGGAGAGCCTGCGCCAGGCCCTCTTCGAGTACTCGATCCCCAGCCAGCTCGGCGTCTTCTACGCGACCTCGCTCAGCGAGAGCGGCCCGACCGGCTGGGACCCGCTGTGGATCGCGCTGGGCATGACCACCGTCGTGCTCGGCGCCGCCTTCGCGCTGCTGGAGCAGCGGGACGTGTAGGTCGACGCCCCGCCGCGCCGAGAACCGAGAAGGGACCGGGTTCAGAACCTGGGTGCGTTACGGGACCGCTGCATCCCCGGGGTGCGGCGGTCCCGTGCGTTCCAGCACGCCTTGTGCCAGTGCCGCCGGTCGTCGACGCCCGCGTGCTCCGGCCAGGCCACCACGTGCGGGACGCCGCCGGGGATCAACTGGTCGCAGCCGGGGCACCGGTACGTCTTGCCCTGGGCGCTCGCCCCGGCCACGTGCCGTACGCTCCACTGTTCGCCGTGCCAGTCCTGCGCCGACTCCCAGCCGCCGTAGCGGCTCGTGCGGTCGTCCTCGGCGCTCCGGCCCGACGAGCCCTCATCCTTGGGTCGGTTGCGACGCGGCGACACAGGACACCTCACGGGGCTATACAGGGGGCAGGGCCGTTCTCCAGCGTACGCGGCGCGAGCCCGGGCACCCGTGGGGCGGCGGACCCCGCAGGTCCCCTTCCCGGACGTCGCATTCGGCAGACAATCCGCAAATCTCTCCGCCAGGCCGTGTCCTCGGCACGTGTCGGACGGTTATGCCGGGTGGGGGAGCTCCGTGTCGGAGCCAAGGAAGCAGGAAAGTCCATGCGCGTTGGAAGTTTTGTACTGGGGGCCCAGTTCCCGGGCCAGGGGCAGGGCGAGGCGCTGCACCGCGCGGTCCGCTCGGCCGAGGTCGCCGAGGAGGCGGGGCTCGACTCGGTCTGGCTGGCCGAGCACCACTTCGTGCCGTACGGCACCTGCCCGTCGGCGATCACGCTCGCCGCTCTGCTGCTGGGCCGCACTCGCCGCATCAGGGTGGGCACGGCGGTCAGCGTACTGCCCACCGTCCATCCCGTGGCGCTCGGCGAACAGGCCGCGCTGCTGCATCTGACCAGCGGCGGCCGCTTCTCGCTGGGTGTGGGCCGCGGCGGGCCGTGGGTCGACCTCGAGGTGTTCGGCTCCGGCCTGGAGGCG
The window above is part of the Streptomyces sp. NBC_00425 genome. Proteins encoded here:
- a CDS encoding ABC transporter permease subunit, with amino-acid sequence MSTPQHPSPQAAPAWQTAPGASYTAAGPVYTSPIPVVRTHLGNAIASEWTKIRSVRSTMWTLGVYVLLIVGIGLLAGAIVAANATEQDLSGSTALSFGFFGLLLGSMCVITLGVLTTASEYGTGMIRTTMVACPSRGRVLAAKAIVFFVVAFTVTLVSTGLVAMAHVAMLSDARSPSGEEWLKATVGVSLYMALLGLVSLAVGSIIRHSAGAITIMIGLLLAPLVIAIFMFSASLESLRQALFEYSIPSQLGVFYATSLSESGPTGWDPLWIALGMTTVVLGAAFALLEQRDV